A single genomic interval of Lathyrus oleraceus cultivar Zhongwan6 chromosome 7, CAAS_Psat_ZW6_1.0, whole genome shotgun sequence harbors:
- the LOC127105019 gene encoding elongation factor 1-alpha, with protein sequence MGKEKVHINIVVIGHVDSGKSTTTGHLIYKLGGIDKRVIERFEKEAAEMNKRSFKYAWVLDKLKAERERGITIDIALWKFETTKYYCTVIDAPGHRDFIKNMITGTSQADCAVLIIDSTTGGFEAGISKDGQTREHALLAFTLGVKQMICCCNKMDATTPKYSKGRYDEIVKEVASYLKKVGYNPDKIPFVPISGFEGDNMIERSTNLDWYKGPTLLEALDNVNEPKRPSDKPLRLPLQDVYKIGGIGTVPVGRVETGTIKPGMVVTFGPTGLQTEVKSVEMHHEALTEALPGDNVGFNVKNVAVKDLKRGFVASNSKDDPAKEAANFTSQVIIMNHPGQIGNGYAPVLDCHTSHIAVKFAELVTKIDRRSGKEIEKEPKFLKNGDAGIIKMVPTKPMVVETFSQYPPLGRFAVRDMRQTVAVGVIKAVEKKEPTGAANKIKKK encoded by the exons ATGGGAAAAGAAAAGGTTCatattaacattgttgtcattgGCCATGTCGACTCTGGGAAGTCAACTACCACTGGTCACTTGATCTACAAGCTTGGCGGTATTGACAAGCGTGTGATCGAGAGGTTTGAGAAAGAAGCTGCTGAGATGAACAAGCGTTCATTCAAGTATGCTTGGGTGCTTGACAAGCTCAAGGCTGAACGTGAAAGAGGTATCACTATTGACATTGCATTGTGGAAGTTTGAGACTACTAAGTACTACTGCACTGTCATTGATGCTCCCGGCCACAGAGATTTTATTAAGAACATGATTACTGGGACATCTCAAGCTGATTGTGCTGTTCTCATCATTGATTCCACTACTGGTGGTTTTGAAGCCGGTATTTCCAAGGATGGCCAGACCCGGGAACATGCGCTCCTTGCATTCACTCTTGGTGTCAAGCAAATGATTTGTTGCTGCAATAAG ATGGATGCTACCACACCCAAGTACTCCAAGGGTaggtatgatgaaattgtcaAGGAAGTTGCATCCTATTTGAAGAAGGTTGGCTACAACCCCGACAAAATCCCATTTGTTCCCATCTCTGGTTTTGAGGGAGATAACATGATTGAGCGCTCTACAAATCTTGACTGGTACAAGGGTCCAACCCTTCTTGAGGCCCTTGACAATGTCAATGAGCCTAAGAGGCCATCTGACAAGCCCCTTCGGTTACCACTTCAGGATGTCTACAAGATTGGTGGAATTGGAACTGTGCCTGTGGGGCGTGTTGAGACCGGTACTATAAAACCTGGAATGGTGGTCACTTTTGGGCCAACTGGACTGCAAACTGAAGTCAAGTCTGTGGAGATGCACCATGAAGCTCTCACAGAAGCCCTTCCTGGTGACAATGTCGGATTTAATGTTAAGAATGTTGCTGTCAAGGATCTCAAGCGTGGTTTCGTTGCCTCAAACTCCAAGGATGACCCAGCTAAGGAGGCTGCTAATTTCACATCTCAAGTGATCATCATGAATCACCCTGGCCAGATTGGAAATGGCTATGCCCCTGTTCTTGACTGCCACACCTCCCACATTGCTGTCAAGTTTGCTGAGCTGGTTACCAAGATTGACAGACGTTCTGGTAAAGAGATTGAGAAGGAACCCAAGTTCTTAAAGAATGGTGATGCTGGTATTATTAAGATGGTTCCAACCAAGCCCATGGTGGTTGAGACTTTCTCTCAATATCCGCCACTTGGCCGTTTTGCTGTCAGAGACATGCGTCAAACTGTGGCTGTTGGGGTCATCAAGGCTGTGGAGAAGAAGGAACCCACCGGAGCAGCTAATAAGATAAAGAAGAAATGA